Part of the Macrobrachium nipponense isolate FS-2020 chromosome 19, ASM1510439v2, whole genome shotgun sequence genome, TACACCTATTTAAGAGAAGTTTCAACCTTAAATCAATCACGTTATTCAATAGTCATCATTGCAAGGGTTATTCATCTGACAAAGAATATACAAGTTAGTCTTACAACGATATTGAGAAGTATGGTTATGGAGAGGCAGGTAAAAAGGGCTGTCGTGACGACCAGAGGATCACGAAACACGGAAGGTTTGAACTGTTGCAAGAACTTCTTccagattcctcctcctccttccttctcttgcTCGGCATCCTTACATCCATCACCAGCCTCACTTATTTGTCCCTGTGTTCAGGCAAAAAACATTAACTCCTATGAGAcagattttctttttaacaaGGGCTTAAGATTTTAGACATCGATAAAGGAAGGACATCtgctaaataaacagaaaaagtgTCATTCTAGATATGCGATCACGAACCTCTTCCTGGTCCTGAGcagccttttttttcttcatgtacAGCTCAATGGGTTGGAAAAACGCAGTTCCTGGGACAGCCAACATAAACACACAACCTGTAGTTATTCGTGAATAATTTTGACATCCAGTCCTGTGCTAAAACTACGTTTAAGACTATCATCACTACAATTTCAGTTAAAAGGCAAGATTTCTTATACCTAAGGTGTAGTGTAATGCGTATGTAAATATGATCAAAACAAAACTAATTGAACTCACGAAACCATTGTTTTATATCAGTTTATGAGCTTTTAATGTTATGTAAACCTCTACAAATCACAAAGTTACTAGTTTCTTCAAATTCCAAAAACACCGAACAGCAAAAACCCTTAGGGTGCATTACCTGCAATAATAGTCGCCCACTTGAAGGAGAAACGCTCTTGAAGTTCCGCTCCTAGCAGAGGCATCACTACGAATCCCAGAGATCCGCCAGTCACCATAATCCCATTGGCCAGACCCAATCGTTTTTTAAAGTATTGGGCAGATATGTGATAACAGCTGTTCATACAGATGCCGGCCCCCAAGCCTACGGAATATTGTAACTTACAGAAATGAATGCCTTTGTTATTGGCTACTTTCAAAATACAAATCAAGGGACATAAATTGAAAATAGAAACGATCGACATACAATGATATTCCGAAAAAGTATTATCaaacaaaatatgcaaataaactgAAGTACATAAACCAACGATATTGTAGACAATGCTATAGGTACACCGAGTTGCTTGGCACCCTCGCCTCGCCTCACAATGAAATAATATAGGGTGAGGCTACTGAAAACTTACTTTAAATTGTTAGCATGTGAAATGGACCAAGAACAAGGGGTTAAGTCTGGAGCAAGGGGGACTGAGATCGAGGTGCAAAAGTTACGTTAGGTTCTCAAAAAATTACTCATCACAAATTAATGGACCCTCCGTTTTATCCATCGGGTTCACAAATGCTGTATTGTCTCGTGACTTGCCTCAAATCACTTCAAAGACTAAGGTCGGCGTCgattaaaatgcattaaaaacaCTAATTACCCATCAAGGACTACTTCGTGTctaggagatgagagagaagggCACTTCAGAGAGCGTCCTCTTCagaattttcaagtttttaactACATTACTCTAAACAAATTTCTTAGTTTCACAACTCTGATGTACCAAACGCACCGCATGCAGTGTATTCCTCAACAATAAAAGACGTGGAATATAAGAAATagcaaaataatttcaaatcaGAACCATCGCTTAAGTCTTCCCCGTCAGTCGTAACTCCACGCGAGTCATTACAATCGTTTATCCATTTCTAATAATCTCTAAAGTGACTAGATAGGAGGTTTTATCGACAAAACCCCTGCCGAGAGATTTTGTCGACAAGTAACAACATCGATAAAAGTTACCGGCAAAGTACACACAACACAAGATTTACTGGACATAAATGTCTCTTCAACACCTAGAGCGAATTGATGGGTGCAGACTGACTTATTTGATGACAAAATCCCTACTGTAACAAAGTCATTTTGTTAtccaaatgtaaaaaataacgaAGACAACATgatgaaatggataaataaacataaaagataaCTGCAACTATACCACTCAAAAGGGAGAACGTGAGGAGGAAGCACAGAGGATTGCTGGAGACCAGAGCAGACACCATGAATGACGAAGCTGCTGTCAACGCTGATATCATTGCCACGGGACGGTACCCGAACTTACTGCCCAAGAGCCCTGCCCACGGACCTTGAAGAGAAAAGAAACCCTTAGTTTGAAGATATGTCACTATGAGGCAACCTTAAAAACCTTTTCAAAATGATATCTTCCTTCCACTGAATCTCATTTATGTACACTGAATTGCAGAAGCTATATAGGCTAAAGTCAGTTATTTTTGTATAATGTAAATAAGGGTAGTTTTGAGAATGATGGGGACAGACATTACCTCGGAACAGAGGCTTGGTC contains:
- the LOC135217214 gene encoding monocarboxylate transporter 3-like isoform X4; translated protein: MTFGFFLPPRGNPTEFAVLPESVETAALKWERIESLKDVEDNWSLWSSKEAWRRHNDAVKNSSPPDLEEEKSVVEAADANKPTQGYEPPDGGWRGWSIVCANAVCAMMFTTQGPCFGFFFGPRLRELGATATLTAWIFCLQSLTRNLTGPWAGLLGSKFGYRPVAMISALTAASSFMVSALVSSNPLCFLLTFSLLSGLGAGICMNSCYHISAQYFKKRLGLANGIMVTGGSLGFVVMPLLGAELQERFSFKWATIIAGCVFMLAVPGTAFFQPIELYMKKKKAAQDQEEGQISEAGDGCKDAEQEKEGGGGIWKKFLQQFKPSVFRDPLVVTTALFTCLSITILLNIVALVPFLLNDAGYNLQDASWPVSVAAFTDMALELCVQP